CGGGCTTTCTTCCGGCTTTGCGCCGGGGGCTTCATTCGGCTGCGCCGCGCTCTCCCGGGGCGGCCCGGGAGGCCGTTTCTCGGGTGCATCGGCACCCGAACCCCGACCCAGGGGACGAGCGCGCGTCCCTGGGAACCCGCGCGCCGGGGGGCGCTAACTGGAACGGCCATGCCAGACCAGCCAGGTGCGCCGGGTGGGATGATCGTCGGTGGACGTGGCGAGATCATCAGGGACGCGATCGATATCGCCAATACCCATTGGCCGTTCCATGAACCGCGCCCCCCGGACCCCCGTGCCAGCCCTGCTTGATTGCCAGATTATGTCTGATACGGGCTATTGTTGGCCCCGACAGCTGTCGGGGCTTACAGGTGGCTTGGGGCTGTTTATCCCATGCCGCTGCCGGACTGGATGAAGCTGAGGGGCGCATTTTCCTCGCTTTTTGGAAAGGAGGTCAGCGCAGCCCCTGTTCGAGGGACGACTTCGCATGGATTGGCCGAAAGAACGTGTCGACTTCGCGCCAGCTGGTGATGCACCGGCTGACGCGCAAGGCGCGATCCCAATCCATACTCCTCCAGCTCTCGCGACTCAGCGCGTGGTACCCGCAGGTGCGCAACAAGCTGTCCGGAGGAAATACGACCCTGCGAAGCAACCATCCCTCGCTCGACAACTCTTCCGTGCGGAATTCATCACCCATGTACCAGCTAAACCGATCGCCAACCGTCGTGAGCGTGATGAGCGTTTCCGAAACGGAGAAGTCCAGTTCGTAGCCGTTCATCCACCAAACCGAGTCGGAAAGATCTTCTTGCCGCAACAGGATTCTAAATCCGTACGGACCAAGAGGTTCGATCCTGTCAATCGAGAAGCTGGACCACCAGGAACCTTTTCGAATCGCATCCAGGGACCAGACGGAAGTACGTCGCCCTTCGTCGTAGAATGCCCACCACGAACTCCCATGGCCACTTCCCCTTCGGCCGAGCCACACCTCGCGAAGAACCAATCGTTGCTTTTCTCCTTGGAATGGAATACGGAAATCTCTGTGCGAATACCTCGATGCGCCCGAAAGGAATGGATTGCCTTCGGGAACGACGACCTTCGCATCGAGCTCCAGCGGCATCAAGGCGACTTCCTGATCCATCCCGGAAGACAATAGGGGGCCGATCCCCTGTTTGTCAAACTGCAGCCGTCCCAATCCTGCGACCATCCTACCTCTGCTCCAGGCGATCGAGTTCTCACGCAGCACTTCGTCGAGTTCCGACGCGGCCGGGAATCCAGAGAGAAACCGCTCGTATCCCGAAGTCAGCTTGGCTATGCGTGGAATTCGTCCACCTGCCTCGTGGACGAATGCGGCAAGCTCGATCATCTTGCGAAAAGGGTCCCTGGAGGCATTGAGAATGAGAATGGAGCCCGGCGAATTCCCGCGACAAGTCTCCAAAAGCCATCGACGCAACGAATCCTGTGCGGATCGCCTGGCTACCGAATCGCGTGTTTCCAGCGCACCGGGAAGTGTGCGCCAGGTCACGCCTCTCATGCCCGATGCGAAGAGATGCAAGGTGTCGGATCGCATCAGGATCCACAGGAAGGAGTCTTTCGTTTCCGGCACCCTCCATTCTGAACTGCCGTACGATGGATCTCGTTCCTCGTAGTTCAATTCGCCTTCGGGAAGCGCCACCTCCACGTTCCTGGTGAAATCGACCAGGTTGATCCGCTCCAAGCCAGCATTGCGGAGAGTATGCAGGACTACATCCAAAGTCACGAATGGCATGGTCGGCGAGGCACCGAGACGGAAGCCCTCCATCCCGGCCATTCGCTTCGATTCTACCTGGTTTCGCAGAGGATTGATATCAAACCCCTTCCAAGTCGTATCTGGAAAATCCGGCAAGCTGTCCCGAAAGTGGGCTTGGAAAGGACAAAGGGTGTCGGCTCCGAGCATCAATGCGGAGTCGTCCAAAAAGATCAGTCGATCGTCCACCCGCTGCCTCCCGAACACCACCCACAGGGCGATGGCCACGAAGAGCGCGCCGAACGCCACAAACAGGGCGATCCACTTGGCTTGAAAGCGGAAAGGCATGCGCGCGGGATGGGCGTCGGGGAGTTCCATGCGCAAAACATAGGACGCAGCCGGGCGTGAATCTTCAGGAATGTATCTGGGTGAATTCGATCGAATCTCCTCCGAGCTATTTTCCTACCTGTCCATCGGGACGTGGTCTCGATCAACCAATGGGGGTGCTGCCGTTTCCACAAAATTGCCATCACCTTCCAGAGGAAAGGTCCAGGAATCGGCCGCCGCGCAGATTCCCGCCACGTCGCCGGAGGCTCCCGAAGAGCTCTCCGTGTGGGACTACGAGGACTACCACGCCTACCTGCGGGATTGGATCGAGTTTCGCAAAGCGCACTCCGCCAACATGAGCTACCAGTGGCTGGCCAACAAATGTGAATTTTCCAGCCGATCCTTTTTGCGGCGCGTCGCTCTGGGTGAAAAGAACCTCTCGCTGGTGGCCGCCCACCGATTGTCCAAGGCGATGGAACATGGTCCGGCTGAGGCGGAATATTTCTCCGCCCTGGTGGCACTGGGCAACGCCCGCACTCCCAAGGACCGCGAACACCACCAGGATCGACTCCGACAGATTCCGCGCCCGCGCCAGGGAAGAATCCTCAACGCGGGGGAATTCGAGTTGTTTCGGGAGTGGTACATCGTGCCCTTGCGCGAGTTGGTCACCAATTTCCCGTTTGCGCAGGACTGGAACCTCCTGGGCCAACAACTGGATCCGCCCATCTCCGGGGAGCAGGCCAGGGAAGCCGTGGAGCTGCTGTTGGAACTTGGATTGCTCCAAAAAGATGGCGAATTGTACAGGCAGGTGGAATCGAACCTTTCCACCCCCACGCGATCGGCCAGCCGATTGGTGCGCAACTACCAGCTCAAGACTTTGGAGCTGGCTGGCCAGTCACTTGCCCGCCACGATCGTGATCTACGCCACATTTCCACCCTGACCGTGGGCTTGGATGCCGAGCATTTCGAGGTCGTCCGCGAAAAGGTCCGCAATTTCCGCCGCGAGCTCATCGCTTTGGCCTCGGAAATCCCCCACTCCGACCGCGTCTACCAAGTCAATTTGCAGCTGTTTCCGCTCACGCGTACACCGGTGGGCTCCCAAAGTCCCACCAATCGCACCTGAACCATTGCGCTGGAGCGCCACGTCCCGCATTTTTGACAAGTCATGAGCACCACCCCAAAATCCATCTTCCTCGCACTCGCCTCTTTCCTTTTGGCTTCGTGCGGTGGAGGAGGCTCCACCGCCGCCGAGCCGAACCGAGGTCCCGAGGGCGGATCCATCGCGGGGACGGTGGGAACGGAGAACATGGCCGCGGCGCGCAGCCTGGCCCCCACCAAACCATCCGTGGACGGCATGACTGTCTATCTGTGGGACGCCCGAAATGCCCGCGGCCCCAAGGATTCCACCCGCGCCGACGCCACCGGCCGCTTCCGGTTTTCGAATCTCGCCACTGGACAATGGGTCGTGTCTGTGGCCCAATCCGACCTGGGCGCCATCTCCGGCCGACTGGCCCT
This DNA window, taken from Fibrobacterota bacterium, encodes the following:
- a CDS encoding TIGR02147 family protein, translated to MPSPSRGKVQESAAAQIPATSPEAPEELSVWDYEDYHAYLRDWIEFRKAHSANMSYQWLANKCEFSSRSFLRRVALGEKNLSLVAAHRLSKAMEHGPAEAEYFSALVALGNARTPKDREHHQDRLRQIPRPRQGRILNAGEFELFREWYIVPLRELVTNFPFAQDWNLLGQQLDPPISGEQAREAVELLLELGLLQKDGELYRQVESNLSTPTRSASRLVRNYQLKTLELAGQSLARHDRDLRHISTLTVGLDAEHFEVVREKVRNFRRELIALASEIPHSDRVYQVNLQLFPLTRTPVGSQSPTNRT